In Scylla paramamosain isolate STU-SP2022 chromosome 29, ASM3559412v1, whole genome shotgun sequence, a genomic segment contains:
- the LOC135115561 gene encoding mucin-2-like isoform X1, which yields MRVTFSRLLPLLTVFTSATVEARWVLQYLPDDGESQASDGSGGMKGSIQVTVRRLPDGSPQVTCYRTSRSNRKGYINFNLQDSHTLGQYSVQVDEARSGEVSCQLVPPEEVTRHHRERYNDKPSARINTNSRKDNIGNPSNLKSSDATDTGTTLPGTPAALRQHDWTSDTSNPSTNLDSTNVSDIRTSLPSIISAPGIPAALRQRYEKLATCMQESGLLPDQASHTMYEAGVRFVASPSKLSPTLKHYVCLVYDDTASWDSPPPSTPSIRPSSSPIGKKHPLTPPSAPSSTPSSIHYSPLTGERQQPAPSSTPSGTSLTPSESSAPYDTSTVTTLETPQQEAMGGIMARINFLPHASRSFSTETSPENEKEPTDQPMSPSPPATLSTSKEAGSELISLPLTTGSPATLSTFKEARFEPTTGVQEPLHLYTPRMGRYFTSQPRIAESDFTLSMSSTHATTSPPKELDSATPIPTTSEPVSPAISDTEETVASTVESPATSTLSIDTANKGPTSRSETEATSPSVPSSLHAASSVTLESYESRQEDITPDTINSLDTEASGSLPAVHPHFEPSIANIPRQEPTNKLLISTPTSPSALERLHTADTADETQLSTPVSEPITLSEQTVTGTRTIPSVPPISTPFPSYLPRMNAATTRSKEEVTVVPLEHHSVHPWLTAYPQPDYLPTHKPDSEIIPPWHMAYPHLKVLQLDEPSRESVPSSVTDYPNTNLLETYKPIVEAGTPITEHSTTSLPIVTRPILPSTVPTNLPTRVSGSFTPIKKPVHETESTESQTETIPYEDMLVTDMDSGDGQLITPKLQGTFKPPAHEIITIGVPFHDSTTEITESFSHEAEINDTIDEPTISYESTMNPTYSYQTEIIQLSTEPTSSHEIETNEPTTVHDAEITERKIEPITSHETEVTEPIFSHETAAITEPPSLAEITEPTIEPISPKAKITEHTISQEAEFTEPIFEPTTSREAEITKSITEPFISHGTIFTTLHETEIEPITETPFDAQMNETTSYEGETVEATLKSLSSHEIETFEPTIELSSSHETEAPRPTAAHKAGIFEPTTEPTLYEREMTEPSIPHEGEIIEPTNELATTYDSEINEPKFELTTHETQTNEPKFELTTIPQDAEMEFSHAGTTTMQATPHIAVSYVTGTSHSISTTISTTPTPPGTVRVPPTLPDDLVTPAGSTSAEFRGSDTEYKTTSSPESHVSHPLSSSGPTVATASVSPHPLVVITKQKNIPCDFSFMKYFFDHMSPPCRSELLRILTLSVNSSFGGVSV from the exons ATGCGGGTAACTTTCTCGAGGCTCCTTCCCCTCCTGACGGTGTTCACATCCGCG actGTGGAAGCTCGATGGGTCCTGCAGTACCTCCCAGATGACGGGGAGTCTCAGGCAAGTGATGGGAGCGGTGGGATGAAGGGCTCGATACAGGTGACAGTTCGACGCCTCCCAGATGGCAGTCCCCAGGTCACCTGCTACCGGACGTCCAGATCGAATAGAAAA GGATACATTAACTTTAACCTGCAAGACTCGCACACCCTCGGCCAGTACTCAGTGCAGGTTGATGAGGCCAGGAGCGGGGAGGTGTCGTGCCAGCTGGTGCCGCCTGAGGAGGTCACACGTCACCACAGGGAGAGATACAATGATAAACCGTCAGCAAGAATCAATACAAACTCACGGAAAGATAACATAGGCAACCCGTCAAATCTGAAGTCTTCTGATGCTACTGATACTGGAACCACATTGCCAGGAACTCCAGCAGCACTTCGCCAACATGACTGGACGAGTGACACAAGCAATCCGTCGACAAATCTAGATTCCACTAACGTTTCTGACATTAGAACCTCATTGCCTTCAATAATAAGTGCGCCAGGAATTCCAGCTGCACTTCGGCAACGGTATGAAAAGCTCGCGACCTGCATGCAAGAAAGTGGTCTCCTCCCTGACCAAGCAAGCCATACTATGTATGAGGCAGGGGTTAGATTTGTAGCGTCCCCTAGCAAGCTCTCTCCGACTCTCAAGCACTACGTGTGTCTGGTGTATGATGACACTGCTTCCTGGGACAGTCCCCCTCCCAGTACCCCTTCCATCAGACCTTCCAGTTCACCAATAGGGAAAAAACATCCACTTACACCTCCCAGTGCACCTTCCAGTACACCTTCCAGTATACATTATAGTCCACTAACAGGAGAAAGGCAACAACCAGCACCTTCCAGCACGCCCTCCGGTACATCTCTCACGCCTTCCGAGTCTTCCGCACCTTATGACACTAGTACAGTCACCACACTCGAAACTCCACAGCAAGAAGCAATGGGTGGAATAATGGCACGCATCAACTTTTTACCCCATGCATCAAGATCATTCTCTACTGAAACCTCAcctgagaatgagaaggaaccAACTGACCAACCAATGTCTCCAAGCCCACCTGCCACACTCAGTACATCCAAGGAAGCAGGATCGGAACTCATCAGTCTACCATTAACAACAGGCTCACCTGCCACGTTAAGTACATTCAAAGAAGCTAGATTTGAACCCACGACTGGAGTACAAGAACCACTGCATTTGTACACACCAAGAATGGGACGATACTTTACTTCCCAACCAAGAATAGCAGAGTCAGATTTCACCCTCAGCATGTCCTCCACCCATGCCACAACCTCACCGCCAAAGGAACTAGACTCAGCGACTCCCATTCCTACTACTAGTGAACCAGTATCTCCTGCTATAAGTGATACCGAAGAGACTGTAGCTTCCACTGTCGAAAGCCCTGCAACTTCTACTTTAAGCATAGACACTGCAAATAAGGGGCCAACTTCTCGTTCAGAAACAGAGGCAACAAGTCCTTCAGTCCCCTCCAGTCTACATGCTGCATCTTCTGTAACCTTAGAATCGTATGAGTCAAGGCAAGAGGATATCACCCCTGACACCATCAATTCCCTGGACACGGAGGCATCTGGTTCACTTCCCGCAGTTCACCCACATTTTGAACCCAGTATAGCAAATATTCCCCGTCAAGAACCAACCAACAAGCTTCTGATATCTACACCAACATCACCCAGCGCACTCGAAAGACTTCATACGGCTGATACCGCTGATGAAACACAATTAAGTACGCCTGTATCTGAACCCATCACTCTTTCGGAGCAAACAGTGACTGGCACACGAACAATACCTAGTGTACCTCCCATTAgcacacccttcccttcctatctgCCGAGAATGAACGCTGCCACCACTCGTAGTAAGGAAGAGGTGACCGTTGTACCATTGGAGCATCATTCAGTTCATCCCTGGCTCACAGCTTACCCTCAACCTGACTATCTGCCGACACACAAACCAGACAGTGAAATAATACCTCCGTGGCACATGGCTTATCCCCACCTGAAGGTTCTGCAGTTAGACGAACCCAGCAGGGAGAGTGTACCTTCCAGTGTCACGGATTATCCCAACACGAACTTGCTGGAGACATACAAACCAATAGTAGAAGCTGGGACTCCCATTACTGAGCACTCTACCACTTCTCTACCAATAGTAACCAGACCAATATTACCTTCCACAGTTCCCACAAACTTACCAACGCGCGTGTCAGGTTCATTCACTCCCATAAAGAAACCAGTGCATGAAACTGAATCTACGGAGAGTCAGACCGAGACTATCCCTTACGAAGACATGCTTGTAACTGATATGGACTCTGGAGACGGTCAGCTGATAACTCCCAAATTACAGGGCACTTTTAAACCTCCCGCACATGAGATAATTACCATAGGTGTTCCCTTTCATGACTCCACGACAGAGATAACTGAATCTTTTTCTCATGAGGCAGAGATAAATGACACTATAGATGAACCCACTATATCTTATGAATCTACAATGAACCCTACGTATTCTTATCAGACAGAGATAATTCAACTTTCAACTGAACCCACGAGCTCCCACGAGATAGAGACTAATGAACCCACTACAGTTCATGATGCAGAGATAACTGAACGTAAAATCGAACCCATCACCTCTCATGAGACAGAGGTAACTGAACCCATTTTTTCTCATGAGACAGCAGCGATAACTGAACCTCCTTCCTTGGCAGAGATTACTGAACCCACGATTGAACCCATTTCTCCCAAGGCAAAGATAACTGAGCACACTATTTCTCAAGAGGCGGAGTTTACTGAACCCATTTTTGAGCCAACCACTTCTCGAGAGGCAGAAATAACCAAATCTATAACTGAACCTTTTATTTCACATGGAACAATATTCACTACTCTTCATGAAACAGAGATTGAACCCATAACGGAAACCCCTTTTGATGCACAGATGAATGAAACCACTTCTTATGAGGGAGAGACAGTTGAAGCTACACTCAAATCTTTGAGTTCTCATGAAATAGAGACATTTGAACCTACCATTGAACTCAGCTCCTCTCACGAGACAGAGGCACCTAGACCCACTGCCGCTCATAAAGCAGGTATATTTGAACCTACAACTGAACCTAccttatatgagagagagatgactgaaCCTAGTATTCCTCATGAAGGAGAGATAATTGAACCTACAAATGAACTTGCTACTACTTATGACTCAGAAATTAATGAACCCAAATTTGAACTCACTACTCACGAGACGCAGACAAATGAACCCAAATTTGAACTCACTACTATTCCTCAAGATGCAGAGATGGAATTCAGTCACGCAGGAACTACCACTATGCAAGCCACACCTCACATCGCAGTCTCCTACGTAACGGGCACAAGTCACTCCATCTCTACCACCATTTCCACAACACCCACTCCGCCGGGCACTGTCAGGGTACCCCCCACTCTTCCTGACGATCTTGTAACTCCCGCAGGAAGTACAAGTGCAGAGTTTCGAGGGAGTGACACTGAGTACAAGACAACTAGTTCACCGGAAAGCCACGTCTCTCATCCCCTATCTTCTAGCGGGCCTACTGTAGCCACTGCGTCAGTCTCACCCCATCCTCTCGTAGTCATCACCAAACAGAAGAACATACCCTGTGATTTTTCGTTCATGAAATACTTCTTCGATCACATGTCGCCGCCTTGTCGTTCCGAGCTCCTGAGGATTTTGACCCTATCGGTGAATTCCAGTTTTGGTGGAGtgagtgtgtag
- the LOC135115561 gene encoding mucin-2-like isoform X2, with amino-acid sequence MKGSIQVTVRRLPDGSPQVTCYRTSRSNRKGYINFNLQDSHTLGQYSVQVDEARSGEVSCQLVPPEEVTRHHRERYNDKPSARINTNSRKDNIGNPSNLKSSDATDTGTTLPGTPAALRQHDWTSDTSNPSTNLDSTNVSDIRTSLPSIISAPGIPAALRQRYEKLATCMQESGLLPDQASHTMYEAGVRFVASPSKLSPTLKHYVCLVYDDTASWDSPPPSTPSIRPSSSPIGKKHPLTPPSAPSSTPSSIHYSPLTGERQQPAPSSTPSGTSLTPSESSAPYDTSTVTTLETPQQEAMGGIMARINFLPHASRSFSTETSPENEKEPTDQPMSPSPPATLSTSKEAGSELISLPLTTGSPATLSTFKEARFEPTTGVQEPLHLYTPRMGRYFTSQPRIAESDFTLSMSSTHATTSPPKELDSATPIPTTSEPVSPAISDTEETVASTVESPATSTLSIDTANKGPTSRSETEATSPSVPSSLHAASSVTLESYESRQEDITPDTINSLDTEASGSLPAVHPHFEPSIANIPRQEPTNKLLISTPTSPSALERLHTADTADETQLSTPVSEPITLSEQTVTGTRTIPSVPPISTPFPSYLPRMNAATTRSKEEVTVVPLEHHSVHPWLTAYPQPDYLPTHKPDSEIIPPWHMAYPHLKVLQLDEPSRESVPSSVTDYPNTNLLETYKPIVEAGTPITEHSTTSLPIVTRPILPSTVPTNLPTRVSGSFTPIKKPVHETESTESQTETIPYEDMLVTDMDSGDGQLITPKLQGTFKPPAHEIITIGVPFHDSTTEITESFSHEAEINDTIDEPTISYESTMNPTYSYQTEIIQLSTEPTSSHEIETNEPTTVHDAEITERKIEPITSHETEVTEPIFSHETAAITEPPSLAEITEPTIEPISPKAKITEHTISQEAEFTEPIFEPTTSREAEITKSITEPFISHGTIFTTLHETEIEPITETPFDAQMNETTSYEGETVEATLKSLSSHEIETFEPTIELSSSHETEAPRPTAAHKAGIFEPTTEPTLYEREMTEPSIPHEGEIIEPTNELATTYDSEINEPKFELTTHETQTNEPKFELTTIPQDAEMEFSHAGTTTMQATPHIAVSYVTGTSHSISTTISTTPTPPGTVRVPPTLPDDLVTPAGSTSAEFRGSDTEYKTTSSPESHVSHPLSSSGPTVATASVSPHPLVVITKQKNIPCDFSFMKYFFDHMSPPCRSELLRILTLSVNSSFGGVSV; translated from the exons ATGAAGGGCTCGATACAGGTGACAGTTCGACGCCTCCCAGATGGCAGTCCCCAGGTCACCTGCTACCGGACGTCCAGATCGAATAGAAAA GGATACATTAACTTTAACCTGCAAGACTCGCACACCCTCGGCCAGTACTCAGTGCAGGTTGATGAGGCCAGGAGCGGGGAGGTGTCGTGCCAGCTGGTGCCGCCTGAGGAGGTCACACGTCACCACAGGGAGAGATACAATGATAAACCGTCAGCAAGAATCAATACAAACTCACGGAAAGATAACATAGGCAACCCGTCAAATCTGAAGTCTTCTGATGCTACTGATACTGGAACCACATTGCCAGGAACTCCAGCAGCACTTCGCCAACATGACTGGACGAGTGACACAAGCAATCCGTCGACAAATCTAGATTCCACTAACGTTTCTGACATTAGAACCTCATTGCCTTCAATAATAAGTGCGCCAGGAATTCCAGCTGCACTTCGGCAACGGTATGAAAAGCTCGCGACCTGCATGCAAGAAAGTGGTCTCCTCCCTGACCAAGCAAGCCATACTATGTATGAGGCAGGGGTTAGATTTGTAGCGTCCCCTAGCAAGCTCTCTCCGACTCTCAAGCACTACGTGTGTCTGGTGTATGATGACACTGCTTCCTGGGACAGTCCCCCTCCCAGTACCCCTTCCATCAGACCTTCCAGTTCACCAATAGGGAAAAAACATCCACTTACACCTCCCAGTGCACCTTCCAGTACACCTTCCAGTATACATTATAGTCCACTAACAGGAGAAAGGCAACAACCAGCACCTTCCAGCACGCCCTCCGGTACATCTCTCACGCCTTCCGAGTCTTCCGCACCTTATGACACTAGTACAGTCACCACACTCGAAACTCCACAGCAAGAAGCAATGGGTGGAATAATGGCACGCATCAACTTTTTACCCCATGCATCAAGATCATTCTCTACTGAAACCTCAcctgagaatgagaaggaaccAACTGACCAACCAATGTCTCCAAGCCCACCTGCCACACTCAGTACATCCAAGGAAGCAGGATCGGAACTCATCAGTCTACCATTAACAACAGGCTCACCTGCCACGTTAAGTACATTCAAAGAAGCTAGATTTGAACCCACGACTGGAGTACAAGAACCACTGCATTTGTACACACCAAGAATGGGACGATACTTTACTTCCCAACCAAGAATAGCAGAGTCAGATTTCACCCTCAGCATGTCCTCCACCCATGCCACAACCTCACCGCCAAAGGAACTAGACTCAGCGACTCCCATTCCTACTACTAGTGAACCAGTATCTCCTGCTATAAGTGATACCGAAGAGACTGTAGCTTCCACTGTCGAAAGCCCTGCAACTTCTACTTTAAGCATAGACACTGCAAATAAGGGGCCAACTTCTCGTTCAGAAACAGAGGCAACAAGTCCTTCAGTCCCCTCCAGTCTACATGCTGCATCTTCTGTAACCTTAGAATCGTATGAGTCAAGGCAAGAGGATATCACCCCTGACACCATCAATTCCCTGGACACGGAGGCATCTGGTTCACTTCCCGCAGTTCACCCACATTTTGAACCCAGTATAGCAAATATTCCCCGTCAAGAACCAACCAACAAGCTTCTGATATCTACACCAACATCACCCAGCGCACTCGAAAGACTTCATACGGCTGATACCGCTGATGAAACACAATTAAGTACGCCTGTATCTGAACCCATCACTCTTTCGGAGCAAACAGTGACTGGCACACGAACAATACCTAGTGTACCTCCCATTAgcacacccttcccttcctatctgCCGAGAATGAACGCTGCCACCACTCGTAGTAAGGAAGAGGTGACCGTTGTACCATTGGAGCATCATTCAGTTCATCCCTGGCTCACAGCTTACCCTCAACCTGACTATCTGCCGACACACAAACCAGACAGTGAAATAATACCTCCGTGGCACATGGCTTATCCCCACCTGAAGGTTCTGCAGTTAGACGAACCCAGCAGGGAGAGTGTACCTTCCAGTGTCACGGATTATCCCAACACGAACTTGCTGGAGACATACAAACCAATAGTAGAAGCTGGGACTCCCATTACTGAGCACTCTACCACTTCTCTACCAATAGTAACCAGACCAATATTACCTTCCACAGTTCCCACAAACTTACCAACGCGCGTGTCAGGTTCATTCACTCCCATAAAGAAACCAGTGCATGAAACTGAATCTACGGAGAGTCAGACCGAGACTATCCCTTACGAAGACATGCTTGTAACTGATATGGACTCTGGAGACGGTCAGCTGATAACTCCCAAATTACAGGGCACTTTTAAACCTCCCGCACATGAGATAATTACCATAGGTGTTCCCTTTCATGACTCCACGACAGAGATAACTGAATCTTTTTCTCATGAGGCAGAGATAAATGACACTATAGATGAACCCACTATATCTTATGAATCTACAATGAACCCTACGTATTCTTATCAGACAGAGATAATTCAACTTTCAACTGAACCCACGAGCTCCCACGAGATAGAGACTAATGAACCCACTACAGTTCATGATGCAGAGATAACTGAACGTAAAATCGAACCCATCACCTCTCATGAGACAGAGGTAACTGAACCCATTTTTTCTCATGAGACAGCAGCGATAACTGAACCTCCTTCCTTGGCAGAGATTACTGAACCCACGATTGAACCCATTTCTCCCAAGGCAAAGATAACTGAGCACACTATTTCTCAAGAGGCGGAGTTTACTGAACCCATTTTTGAGCCAACCACTTCTCGAGAGGCAGAAATAACCAAATCTATAACTGAACCTTTTATTTCACATGGAACAATATTCACTACTCTTCATGAAACAGAGATTGAACCCATAACGGAAACCCCTTTTGATGCACAGATGAATGAAACCACTTCTTATGAGGGAGAGACAGTTGAAGCTACACTCAAATCTTTGAGTTCTCATGAAATAGAGACATTTGAACCTACCATTGAACTCAGCTCCTCTCACGAGACAGAGGCACCTAGACCCACTGCCGCTCATAAAGCAGGTATATTTGAACCTACAACTGAACCTAccttatatgagagagagatgactgaaCCTAGTATTCCTCATGAAGGAGAGATAATTGAACCTACAAATGAACTTGCTACTACTTATGACTCAGAAATTAATGAACCCAAATTTGAACTCACTACTCACGAGACGCAGACAAATGAACCCAAATTTGAACTCACTACTATTCCTCAAGATGCAGAGATGGAATTCAGTCACGCAGGAACTACCACTATGCAAGCCACACCTCACATCGCAGTCTCCTACGTAACGGGCACAAGTCACTCCATCTCTACCACCATTTCCACAACACCCACTCCGCCGGGCACTGTCAGGGTACCCCCCACTCTTCCTGACGATCTTGTAACTCCCGCAGGAAGTACAAGTGCAGAGTTTCGAGGGAGTGACACTGAGTACAAGACAACTAGTTCACCGGAAAGCCACGTCTCTCATCCCCTATCTTCTAGCGGGCCTACTGTAGCCACTGCGTCAGTCTCACCCCATCCTCTCGTAGTCATCACCAAACAGAAGAACATACCCTGTGATTTTTCGTTCATGAAATACTTCTTCGATCACATGTCGCCGCCTTGTCGTTCCGAGCTCCTGAGGATTTTGACCCTATCGGTGAATTCCAGTTTTGGTGGAGtgagtgtgtag
- the LOC135115568 gene encoding macrophage mannose receptor 1-like, which yields MVMLSLLVVVAVVSPALAIPLPEEPPRYRCPDGYDLLEETCFRVINESRTWFEGQDACNAEGATLATISSDLQQNALSEMLTDSVWIGFNDLKEDHTYGWADGSDNNYTRWAEGEPNNSGNFLWIFGEREDCVEMRKNKGYLWNDEHCNHTRGFMCSIPAELITTTTTTTTTTTTPAPECEEDWTMFEMSCYQVSEDKATWEDAKSQCENNGASLASITSEDEQNFVAGMLEKSTWIGLNDLEESGNYTWDDCTEFSYSNWEENEPNNFYSIGGLLTSSEDCVEMREEYDFKWNDKRCSARNAYICEKPPQ from the exons ATGGTGATGTTGTctctcctggtggtggtggctgtggtgtctCCAGCCTTGGCCATCCCCCTGCCTGAGGAGCCTCCCCGCTACCGGTGCCCCGATGGCTATGACCTGTTGGAAGAGACCTGCTTCCGTGTGATTAACGAATCCAGGACGTGGTTTGAAGGCCAGGACGCCTGTAATGCAGAGGGAGCAACACTGGCCACCATCTCAAGTGACTTACAGCAGAATGCTCTCTCTG AAATGCTCACTGACAGTGTCTGGATTGGCTTCAATGACCTGAAGGAAGACCACACCTATGGCTGGGCTGACGGCAGTGATAACAACTACACCAG GTGGGCTGAAGGTGAACCCAACAATTCTGGAAACTTTCTCTGGATATTTGGGGAGCGGGAGGACTGTGTGGAGATGCGTAAAAATAAAGGCTACCTATGGAATGATGAGCACTGTAACCATACCAGAGG ATTCATGTGCAGCATTCCAGCAGAgcttatcactaccaccacaaccacaaccaccaccaccactacccctgcCCCTGAGTGTGAGGAAGACTGGACAATGTTTGAGATGTCCTGCTACCAAGTGAGTGAAGATAAGGCAACCTGGGAGGATGCCAAAAGCCAGTGTGAAAACAACGGTGCCTCCCTTGCCTCCATCACCAGCGAAGATGAGCAGAACTTTGTGGCGG GAATGCTTGAGAAGAGTACTTGGATTGGCCTCAATGACCTGGAGGAGTCTGGAAACTACACCTGGGATGACTGTACTGAATTCAGCTACAGCAA TTGGGAAGAGAATGAACCCAACAACTTCTATTCCATTGGTGGCTTACTAACTTCGAGTGAGGACTGtgtggagatgagggaggagtaTGACTTTAAGTGGAATGACAAGAGGTGCAGTGCAAGGAATGC GTACATCTGTGAGAAGCCACCCCAGTAA